A window of Sphaeramia orbicularis chromosome 8, fSphaOr1.1, whole genome shotgun sequence genomic DNA:
ttactttattttagtccttttttgcTCACTCTTCCCATATTATTGAttgttttgtggggttttttttattagtttttgttcattttactcattaatggtattttaactgtatttgtgtCGGTCTATAGAACTGATTTAATTCAGCTGAAAACGATAAAATAGTGGATTTTTCATCAGAGTTTGGATTCAACTTTATGTCTGAACCTTCTCTAAAGGTGTCCAGAGGGTAAAGATGTCAGCTGACACCAAGATCGCAGAGCTGCTCACAGAACTCCATCAACTCATCAAACAGACTCAGGTAAAGAATTCAACTCAACCATCCACTGAACAATCACCAGTTCACAAACAGTTTCACTCTATTGCAGATgaattcctttctttctttctttaggatccccattagctgtaccatatcTACACctgttcttcctggggtccttacaataatctttataaCTACGAATAACGAATAACATCCAATATAATCATACAGAACAAttttcacatactacataacattcaagaaaataaacaacagacaaaaatacagacacaacagtttctttaggtcagcagcggtatagaagtatgtacagtacatatattcagttaacccaggtatcaatcatttatggtcaatagatgtttcttgactgatttcttaagtttcattttacagttttcttttgtgatgtgttctggtagtttgttccattcttgtaTAGTTCTGTTTGTTAccattcttttcattgcatttgttcttgaTTCGGGTCTGTCTAAAATTACCTCTGGTTGCGTAACTATGTctgtctgaactaaaacaaacatttttgtacaagatggattatttttttgttctaataatatttctaaagaaaaccagtaATGAATAAAGTCATCTTTTTTTAACAGAGCCACTTCAAGTGGTTATGCATCGCAGTAACATTTGTTCTGTAGCCACACTGCAATGCAGTGTGAGCGGCTCTATTTTGTGCAATTTgcaactttttaatattttctagtGTTGTATTTGACCAGACTACTGGACAGTAATCCCAGACTGACAATACTAAGGACTGAAACACCAATTTAGTTCAACTAGGAGACATAAAAGCTGCACACCTTTTTACCACAGAAACAGCATTTCCCATCTTGGTCGTCATATTATCAATCTGTGTAGTCCAAGACAATTTGTTATCTAACATAACTCCcagtcattttatttcttgaactTGTTtcgcttatattttatttatgatgaGATTCAGTTCAAGTTGATGATGTAGAGTATGAGTTGAACCAAGTATAATACTGTATGATACTGAATGTTGacatttttcacatattttaaagACATTCCAGAACAGGCGGTGGGGACAGGAGTGAAAACGAGTCCAGTTTCATGTCAGatatttcctgtttgtgtttcaggAGGAACGGTCACGCAGTGAACACAACCTGCTCAACATCCAGAAAACACATGAACGGATGCAGACGGAAAACAAGAGTCAGTCACACATTCGCCCACGGCTTTTATTTCCACATTCATGACAGGAACAGAACTAACCAACTGTGTCTGTTCTATGCTTTTAGCTTCGCCCTATTACAGGACCAAGCTGCGAGGACTGTACACGACGGCCAAAGCTGACGCTGAAGCCGAATGCAGGTGGGTTCCTCTGGACTTGGCCCGATTCTGTTGGATCTGGTCTACTGACCTGGTCCAGCTCTGGGTCCAGTATTTGTTGACagagaaaaaagaacaaatgtctccagaaaaaaaaagagagaacgatGACCTTTATCCACTGAAAACAccataaagtggatcagaaccagtaaaacaataatagaataaactataaatgaacacaaatactaACAGTTCTATCATTTTAGTGcgaaaaagtgaaattataatatgaaatgtttatttttacaatgtactctttcacaaaaatgatgtgaatgagCTGAACAACCTTTAAACAAAGTACAACTGGACCAGTATTTAAACCAAACATTTGACAAACGTgtttattatcatttatatttttttctgttagtggttctgatccacttcagatcatattggtctgaatgtggaacctgaactcatctgTTAATGTCAGAGTCATTTTCATTCCTCTGACCTGATCGGACCCTTGGGCGGCCAGTTTGAGTCCACGGGCCGTATCTTGGACCCCCCTGGTCTGAACCATGTTCCTCTGGTTTATCTCCAGCATCCTGAGACACGCGCTGGATAAAATCGCAGAAATCAAGTCTCTACTGGAGGAAAGACGAATAGGTACGAGTTCGATTAAGTCAGATCATGACAGAGATTTTGCCttttatcatctgtttttatcGACTGTTTTATCAtctgttttatcatttattttatcatctgttttgtcatgttttatcatctgtttttatcGTCTGGTTTATCGTCTATTTTGTCATCTGTTTTATCGTCTGGTTCATCATCTGTTTTTATCGTCTGTTTTATCGTCTGTTTTATCGTCTGCTGTATCGTCGGTTTTATCGTCTGTTTTATCGTCTGTTTTTATCGTCTGTTTTATCGTCTGTTTTTATCGTCTGTTTTATCGTCTGTTTTCACAGCGGCTAAGATGGCGGGCGTCTACAGTGACAGTGACCCGCCCAGGAAGACGATGAGGCGCGGCGTCCTGATGACACTGCTGCAGCAGTCGGCCATGACGCTGCCTCTGTGGATCGGAAAACCAGGAGAGAGGTAGATCCAGATCCAACAGATCAGACCCACCGTGGTAGATCCAGATCCAACTAACAGATCAGACCCACCGTGTTCTGACCGGTTTTGTTCAGATACAGAATGTGTAAAGTCCAACTGAAACAGAGGCTGAATCATCATGTGACTCAggaaaacagaaacatctgatgtTTGAagcaaaaaatagtaaaatgtagaaaaaatatatttcaagcaaaatgattaaaaaatcattttatctggaaaaaagTTATATGTtgaggaaaaaagtggtatttcaATGATTTATGCATCAAGTTTTAGAAAATATGGAGATtatagaaatagaatagagtagaatagaatagaactaagTAGAATACAACTCAATAGAATAGAACTAAATACAAtcgagtagagtagaatagaatagaactaaatagaatagagctgaatagaatagaagtgCCATCCAATCCATGCATCAGTTAATACAAATAAAAGCTGATAAAATAAGTGAATAATTATTTCTGGAATGTTTTCAAACTCTCAAATGTAGAAACTGTTGAGTCGTTCCAACGTTTCCCTACATTTTCTTTCAAATATTCTGACTTCATTCTTTTCACAGCTTCTTTTTCTAGACTTTTCAACTTTTATTATTTTGATGATGCGTCTATCATTCATGGTTAAAACAGACGTCATGTTATTTGTGCGTAAAACTCACCTCCTCTGAGATCCCGCCCTCTGACGCGAGTGGGCGGGGCTAACCGCTGCCTGTTGTGTTTCAGCCCGCCCCCTCTGTGCGGAGCCACGCCGGCCAACAGCGACTACGTGGCCAAACAGGGTGACAAGGTGGCGGCGCGGGTGAAGGCGATGGACGGAGACGAGCAGTGGATCCTGGCCGAGGTCGTCAGCTACAACCACTCCACCAACAAGTAAGGACCGCCCACTGCTGCACTGGGCGCCATGATGACCACCGCCATGACGACGAGTCAAGCTAATGAGACGTTTGTTCTTGTGTTTGTTCAGATACGAAGTCGACGACATCGATGAAGAAGGAAAAGAGTGAGTTGGATgtaatcacttcaaaaataaactgaaataacagATTTAAACCAGTTTAAACTGGTTCGAAGAGTTTTAAACTGGTTTAAAGTGGTTTAAATCAATTTAGAGTTGTTTGAAGTGGTTTAAACTAGTTTAAAGTGGTTTAAACTACAGTGATTGAACCCGGGAGATGGAGGTGGAATCGGCTACatttggttttaaaaaaaaacctgccaaagtgaaaaaaaaaaacccaacaacaaagtGACCCAAATAAAACTGTTAGTTTACAACAAAAAGATGAGACGTAAGCAGGAAATTTAACAAAGGAGCTGAAACAGTCAGTTTGGATacatttaagagaaaaaaaaacccagatgatTGTGTTGGATTCAAGCAGAAActcctaaaaagaaaaaaacagatcaaAATGTTTTACTGGGGTGAAAACATCAAATttataaaaactaaaactgattctctgggaagaaaattttcaataaaGTACAACTTTGTCTAAGATTAATGTAAATTTAAGgtgaaaacagataaaagttacaAATttaacagaaaagaagaaaaactcaaTATTTCATATTAAAGTCACAGATTAATGAACTAAAGTCTGGTTTATACAAATGTTTAGTAGATGATCAGTACACATCCTACGTTACGCAGGAGTCCTCGCTGCGGTTGCCATGGAGACGCAGCCTCCACCTGTTTGTCATCGTCACTTCTGCGCCGCTGAACCTGAGTCCGTGTGTGTCCGCATGTGCAGCCGCGGTGCATCATGGGAGCTGTTGTTGTGTGTTTCAGGCGTCACACGCTGAGCCGGCGGCGGATCATCCCCCTCCCCCAGTGGAAGGCCAACCCCGAGACCGACCCCGAGGCCCTGTTCAGCAAAGACCAGCTGGTCCTGGCCCTGTACCCGCAGACCACCTGCTTCTACCGCGCACTCATCCACACGCCGCCACATAGGGTCCGcccacacgcacacgcacacacaacactgacccctgacctctgacctctgacaccCCCCCGTTTGTGTTTCAGCCTCAGGACGACTACTCGGTGCTGTTCGAGGACACGTCGTATGCTGATGGGTACTCACCACCGCTGAATGTCGCTCAGAGATACGTGGTCGCCTGCAAAGAGAACAAGAAGAAATgaacaaggagaagaagaactaaaagaagaagaagtggaaGTAGAGGAGGATGTTGACAGTGGGACAGGAACGGTCTGTCCTCAGTCATGTGTCAGCTGGAGGCCTGCAGCATCCCCAGTGGACACGTCTTGAATCTGCCTTAAACTGTTTTTACTCATGCGTCCAGACATAAAAGCTGAACTCCATCATGTGTTTGCATCTCGTTCTTCGCATAGGGACGTCAATTAAAATCTAGCGACGGAAACGAGTCATAAAAACAAAGGCGCTCTGTTTCCGACTGTCAACTGAAAGAACAATCTGGTCCATGAGATGTTTAAGTGTCTGATATTCATCCAGTTTATTCCATTGTTATGATCATCCACCATTGTGTTGTTCCTCTACTAGAAATACTACCATGTTTTAAAAATGTGACCCATTTTTATTTATGCTTAAAAACATGTATTGTTCAACTTTGTGCTAATAttttcttttagtgcaattagagcaggggtctcaaacgtgcggcccgggggccaaaaggaGCCCGCCttaggttccagtccagcccagcccgtgggatgaatttgcgaaaattccacaatcaaggctgtggaactcattttacttcaggttccacatacagaccaacatgatctacagtaaaataataacagcataataacctacaaaaaagaatgactccatattttcttcttagtttgatgtgaaaaaaatgttacatcatgcctataaataatgacaacttcaaattttgtctttgttttagttcaaaaaataaACTATGAAAACTACACAGCTACACAGTAGCGCCACCCAGAGGACATAAGAGGACAGTCAGGTTTAGAACGTGTCCATTCTGGTCTAGAACTCCAGTGGGTTTAAGGACCATGTGTTTCAGGTCCGTCAGCTGAACTCAGATATTCTATAAACAGACTTTAATAATGTGTTTCAAACTGTTTCTGTTCTTTAGTGTGTCATGGAAATGTTTCTCTGCTGCTGGTggataatgaaatagagacatctgctggccaacaagattttatttctttgtcaggaaaggtcagttctgcacacgaccggcgattgtgaagaaaagacaaagaacttctcacaagatccaccttttatTATAGGGTGAATCCCATTTGctagtgacacctccagtcttcTCACAGGGCCTTTGGATTGGATGAGCTCAAGGTTTTcacaatcagtcaccttttgttacttCGCAAGAAAATTTATACACATAATAGGAAGGTTTGGGTAAAGATATGGGaaaattagcatgcagtggggaagggtattcaggaaaggatatgggaacaaagaagggaatcTGATAAAGAAGTCAAAATTCCATTACAAGTGACAGTCCATGGAACCAGCAAAGGAATGAAAATGTTAAAAGACTTTCAATAAAAGAACGATAAAAACAGGATGAAATGTCCTCAGAAACACTAGAAGAGTTCAGCTTCTACACGCAGATCCTCTGTTGACCTGGTTCGACTGTCGACTCTTAGCTCCGACTCCAACACCGTCCACAGATAACAGTCGGATCCACTGTTGGTCCGTCTTCACCATGGATGATGATACCTCCAGGTGAAGGCTCCATCCAGTCCTTCCAAAGTCCATCACCAGCTCCTTGGTTCTTTGTCCATTCAGGTCCAGGACATCATCATCACACCATTTAATAAACATTACTAAACGTTCCCGTGGAATGACCCAGAACCCTGACGAACACACATCAGAACTGTGTGGTCTGAGAACTTGACCCGGTAGCTGTTGTCTAGGCTGGTCGTCCAGCTGACTGTGGACCACAGATTTATAAAACAGTCAGGAATATTTGACTGATTTCACTAAAGAGGCAAAGAATCAAGTCAAAtacatttacattgttttatatATTTGGTTTAATCACCAAATGGGgtttttgttagtttattttttgTCACAAACTGATAAATAAAAGTGTTGTGTTACATTTCCTGAGTTTCCTAAAGTCTGTTTTTATTGAATTCTGGTCATTTTGAtctgattatttttttgtagttttgtttcattttgttgatttaaagcttattttgttcagtttgttaataCCACGGTTCAtttacttatttgtttgttttacgtCTGTTTTGTCTATAACTTAAGGTTGTAAACTTTCTGTTTTCTGATCTACTGATTTACTAACTTATTTACTTCTTTATTTTAGTGAAGTTTTTAATCTTTTATCATATATATTGGGTTGTTTTTAAttggtgttttaaaaaaaaaaattctgtggtTTGTttcatgctgtgcattttgcaattttgttctgtaacagcatctgggatgtttttattgaatgacaattaatgaatctgaatctttctttctttctttctttctttctttctttcttgcttgctTGCTGAAGTCAGTGTGAATCAAAAACACCGCTTGTTTCTATAATTTCCTATGGTTTTGAAGGCGGCACCATAGATTGAAAGGCccagagtgaaagtgaaatttcCGACTGTTGTGAACGCTGCAGTGCGCGGTAAACAGCATCATGGCGGAAAAGGTGAGAGACTGTAGCGGTTTTGTGGATAAAATGTCCTCATTCGGCCGGAAATGTGATAAAGAAGCGTCCCAGCGGATGTGTGATGGGTTTGGACTAAGGACAGGAGGGAACAGATACGATGTGAGCACAAATAAACGGATAACAGTCGCGAATTTTTACAGATAGCGGCATGTTTAGCTCCATGTTAGCTAGCTTAGTTTCATTTTTGCTGAtcggtttttcaaaataaaagcaggtgAAGTATTCCACTGTCATGACCAGTTTTAGTTCCACTTTTAGTCATAAACGGGTAAATAACCAAATATAGGTAATAACAGTAACTAACCGGTCATTTGTgtttaacaaacacatttaaatcaacataataatgttaatatttagcatttttgttCATCTGTAGCTTCAGCAGGAAATGAGAAACTATTAATGATCTAATTAATGACTGATCAGTGAATATTGTTTGTGTAATATAGTGAAATTCTGCTTTACTATCAGGAATCTGTCTTATATAGACAGGGGATCTTTTTATTTAAGTTAAGTGAAGACATGTTCTGATGATTAAACGACTAACAGTCAATGTTTTCACTCAGTTTATTGAATGAAGCATTTGGCTCAaactctgttattaaatgtgtgtatttgtagatcctctgtatCTGTACATgagaatgaacatgtataaatgataaactgagacagaatattgttaaaattacacttatttgtcttaatacagttcatgttgttcatatttgttcaggtttttcacattttgcgttaaaggatagtttgtaaatgtaaatattttcataatgtaaggttaattttttacaaaaacagaaagaaaaatttagagttgtcattattataaataattattattattgttattattataaatgacaactctaaatatgACTTTAGATCAGATCGATAACCCTGAACTAGggtgtaatgatatgaaaatttcatatcacagttattgtgaccaaaattatcatgattaTCGTTATTATCACggcattgttgaaatgtgcttgaaatgttcaaaaagtacttacacataacctgaaataatttaaccaaattgtattttgaaaataaagaaacaacaacaaaaaaaaccctaataaaataataggcacaatgtactttcttttgcagaaacattcaaatattaacacgtaaacatcaaacatacaaatgtgcattaaagatggcaccttatggccattgtttgccCATTTTCCATGTcgagtttgtgttgaaagtgtgctaatcaaacacggttatgataattacaatttaaatggtaaaactaaccgtcaggaattttaccgtg
This region includes:
- the sgf29 gene encoding SAGA-associated factor 29, which encodes MSADTKIAELLTELHQLIKQTQEERSRSEHNLLNIQKTHERMQTENKTSPYYRTKLRGLYTTAKADAEAECSILRHALDKIAEIKSLLEERRIAAKMAGVYSDSDPPRKTMRRGVLMTLLQQSAMTLPLWIGKPGESPPPLCGATPANSDYVAKQGDKVAARVKAMDGDEQWILAEVVSYNHSTNKYEVDDIDEEGKERHTLSRRRIIPLPQWKANPETDPEALFSKDQLVLALYPQTTCFYRALIHTPPHRPQDDYSVLFEDTSYADGYSPPLNVAQRYVVACKENKKK